A part of Cannabis sativa cultivar Pink pepper isolate KNU-18-1 chromosome 6, ASM2916894v1, whole genome shotgun sequence genomic DNA contains:
- the LOC115694855 gene encoding uncharacterized protein LOC115694855 isoform X1, giving the protein MGNGSSMLTQYDIEEVQHHCSNTCEYKSFCFVSQQEIVSLYQRFCQLDRNGGGFVSADELLSIPEVAVNPLSQRLMGILNGLNFKEFVAFLSAFSPRATQQQKIEFIFRVYDSDCNGKVTFSDILDILRDLTGQFISEQQREQVLTRVLEESGYAKDSTLGISDFTKVLGNTGIKMDVEVPID; this is encoded by the exons ATGGGCAACGGTTCCTCTATGCTCACCCAATACGACATTGAAGAAGTCCAACACCACTGCAGCAACACATGTGAGTACAAATCGTTTTGCTTCG TTTCGCAGCAGGAGATCGTCTCCCTGTACCAGAGATTCTGTCAGCTTGATCGCAATGGCGGAGGTTTCGTCTCCGCAGATGAGTTGTTGTCTATACCTGAAGTCGCTGTCAATCCCCTTTCTCAG AGATTGATGGGGATATTGAATGGATTGAACTTCAAGGAATTTGTGGCATTTTTGTCAGCATTCAGTCCTAGAGCGACCCAGCAACAAAAGATTGAGT TTATCTTCAGAGTATACGATTCTGATTGCAATGGAAAAGTCACATTCAGTGACATATTGGACATATTGAGGGATTTGACTGGACAGTTTATATCTGAGCAACAAAGGGAG CAAGTGTTGACTCGTGTCCTCGAGGAATCAGGGTATGCAAAAGATTCAACATTAGGCATATCCGACTTCACAAAG GTTCTGGGAAACACTGGCATAAAGATGGATGTTGAGGTTCCGATCGactga
- the LOC115694855 gene encoding uncharacterized protein LOC115694855 isoform X2, which yields MGNGSSMLTQYDIEEVQHHCSNTFSQQEIVSLYQRFCQLDRNGGGFVSADELLSIPEVAVNPLSQRLMGILNGLNFKEFVAFLSAFSPRATQQQKIEFIFRVYDSDCNGKVTFSDILDILRDLTGQFISEQQREQVLTRVLEESGYAKDSTLGISDFTKVLGNTGIKMDVEVPID from the exons ATGGGCAACGGTTCCTCTATGCTCACCCAATACGACATTGAAGAAGTCCAACACCACTGCAGCAACACAT TTTCGCAGCAGGAGATCGTCTCCCTGTACCAGAGATTCTGTCAGCTTGATCGCAATGGCGGAGGTTTCGTCTCCGCAGATGAGTTGTTGTCTATACCTGAAGTCGCTGTCAATCCCCTTTCTCAG AGATTGATGGGGATATTGAATGGATTGAACTTCAAGGAATTTGTGGCATTTTTGTCAGCATTCAGTCCTAGAGCGACCCAGCAACAAAAGATTGAGT TTATCTTCAGAGTATACGATTCTGATTGCAATGGAAAAGTCACATTCAGTGACATATTGGACATATTGAGGGATTTGACTGGACAGTTTATATCTGAGCAACAAAGGGAG CAAGTGTTGACTCGTGTCCTCGAGGAATCAGGGTATGCAAAAGATTCAACATTAGGCATATCCGACTTCACAAAG GTTCTGGGAAACACTGGCATAAAGATGGATGTTGAGGTTCCGATCGactga
- the LOC115725467 gene encoding geraniol 8-hydroxylase, with protein MMEFWWSSILCLILTWAILSLIRSKPSSGNLPPGPKPLPVIGNLHQLGDKPHKSLTELAKLHGPLMSLKLGQVTTIVVSSSAVAKEVLQTHDQYFSNRTIPDALYVHGHESSGLPWIPVSNLWRNLRKICNTQLFATKVLDTNQKLRLSKVKELVEKVEQSSLSGAAVDIGSAAFTTTLNLLSNTIFSFDLADSESELARDFKDITWNLMKEAGTPNLSDYFPLLKKIDPFGIRRRIKIHFSRILQLVEGIINERECSDFVKNDDVLDTLLNIMKGNDNEINRHQIVHLILVLFVAGTDTTAATFQWAMAELLRNPETMSKARAELDQIIGKGKPVKESDVSKLPYLQAVLKETFRLHPAVPLLLPRKAERDVEINGFTVPKGAQILVNAWAIGRDKDIWDDQELFKPERFIGSEVDVKGRSFELIPFGGGRRICPGLPLAMRMLPLMLGTLIHSFEWKLENGLKPEEIDMDDKFGITLQMAHPLRAVPSLA; from the exons ATGATGGAGTTTTGGTGGAGTAGTATTCTCTGTCTGATCCTCACATGGGCAATCCTTTCTTTGATAAGATCCAAACCCAGTTCCGGCAACCTTCCACCGGGACCAAAACCATTACCAGTCATCGGAAACCTCCACCAACTCGGTGACAAACCCCACAAGTCCCTGACTGAGCTTGCCAAACTCCATGGCCCCTTAATGAGCCTCAAGCTTGGTCAAGTCACAACAATCGTGGTTTCTTCATCGGCTGTGGCCAAAGAAGTCCTTCAAACACACGACCAATACTTCTCCAACCGAACTATTCCTGATGCTCTCTATGTTCACGGTCATGAAAGCTCTGGCCTTCCATGGATTCCAGTCTCTAACTTGTGGAGAAACCTTAGGAAGATCTGCAACACTCAATTGTTTGCAACCAAAGTTTTGGATACAAACCAAAAACTCAGGTTGAGCAAAGTGAAAGAGCTTGTTGAGAAAGTGGAACAGAGTAGTTTGAGTGGTGCAGCTGTTGATATTGGCAGTGCTGCTTTTACTACCACACTTAATTTGTTGTCAAACAccattttttcttttgatttggcTGACTCTGAATCGGAATTGGCTAGAGATTTCAAGGATATTACTTGGAATCTCATGAAGGAAGCTGGTACACCAAATTTGAGTGACTATTTCCCTTTGCTTAAAAAGATTGACCCTTTTGGTATAAGGCGTCGCATTAAGATTCACTTTAGTAGAATATTACAACTTGTTGAGGGAATTATCAACGAAAGGGAATGTTCAGATTTTGTTAAGAACGATGATGTTTTGGATACCCTTTTGAACATCATGAAAGGAAATGATAACGAAATCAATCGACACCAGATAGTACATTTGATATTG GTTCTGTTCGTGGCTGGAACTGATACGACTGCTGCCACTTTCCAATGGGCAATGGCGGAACTGCTTCGTAACCCAGAAACCATGTCCAAAGCCAGAGCAGAACTCGATCAAATCATTGGAAAAGGAAAACCAGTTAAGGAATCAGACGTTTCTAAACTACCTTACTTACAAGCTGTTTTAAAAGAAACGTTTCGATTACACCCAGCAGTACCATTATTGCTTCCTCGTAAAGCTGAAAGAGATGTCGAAATCAATGGCTTCACTGTCCCAAAGGGTGCTCAAATCTTGGTCAATGCATGGGCTATAGGTAGAGACAAGGACATATGGGATGACCAAGAATTGTTTAAGCCAGAGAGGTTTATTGGGTCGGAAGTGGATGTTAAAGGAAGGAGCTTTGAGCTGATACCGTTTGGAGGAGGTCGAAGAATATGTCCTGGATTGCCTTTGGCTATGAGGATGCTGCCATTAATGTTGGGGACCCTTATCCACTCTTTTGAATGGAAGCTTGAAAATGGGCTTAAACCAGAAGAAATTGATATGGATGACAAGTTTGGCATCACTTTACAAATGGCTCACCCTTTACGAGCTGTTCCAAGTCTTGCATAA